In the genome of Metabacillus litoralis, the window CAGCGTTTGAAAAAAATACAGATTTTGAAATGCTCACTTATCTTCCTTTAGATAACGCAGAGGACGCCGCTATTGATCCGTCAACTCCTGACTTAACGGGTAGAGTACTAGAGTTTTTAGGAAACTATGCTGGATTAACAAAAACTCACCCAAGTGTAAAAGCGGCAATCAATTGGCTGATGGAAAATCAAGAAGATAACGGCTCTTGGTATGGAAGATGGGGAGTTTGCTATATTTATGGAACTTGGGCTGCCGTGACAGGATTACTAGCTGTTGGCATATCCCCCACATCACCTGCTATAAAAAAGGCAATCAATTGGCTGGAAAGCATACAATTAAACAGTGGAGGTTGGGGTGAATCATGTGCAAGTAGTGAGGAGAAAAGATATGTCCCCCTTTCATTTAGTACCCCTTCACAAACATCATGGGCATTAGATGCATTAATTCAGAGTAGTGCCTTTTCTAAATTATCTGTACAAAAGGGTATATCTCATTTAATAAATGACTCCTCTTTTACCGAAGAAGGAAGAACATATCCAACCGGCATTGGACTACCAGGGCAATTTTACATCACTTACCATAGCTACAATCTACTTTTTCCATTACTAACACTTGCACACTACCAAAAAAGATCATAACAGGTTTATTTAGAAAAAAGATCAACCTTTTAGGAAAAGTGCATATATTGTCTACGACTGATGTCAGGGAGGGAGAAATAATGTCAGAGCAGTACATCTTATCTATGCAAAAATGGTGTGAGGAAATTTTAGAAAGTTATCATCATTCCTATGATGAACTAAGCCGAAACCATCACAAAAATACATTAGAAAATTGGAAAAGTGAGCTTGAAACCTTTCAAGCCCAACTACACAAAGATGAATTTCTCGATAACAAGGACGTTTATGAACGTGCTGATCAGCTTTTCACACAGTTTGAAGCATATTTTGAAGCTGAAGGTAATGAACAAGAAAGCATATTACGTGCCCATAACGAAGCAGGAACGGTTCCAATTGGAGGTCATACGTTACCACCATTGCCGTACAGTTATGATGCATTAGAGCCTTATATTGACCGCGAAATTATGAGATTACATCATGACAAGCATCATCAAAGCTATGTTGATGGTTTAAATAAAGCCGAAAAAGAGATGCAAAAAGCTCGTCAAACAAATAACTTTGAATTAATTAAGCATTGGGAACGTGAAGCAGCATTTCATGGTGCCGGTCATTACCTCCACACAATCTTTTGGAATGTAATGAGTCCTAATGGCGGTGGTATGCCATCTGGAATGTTAATGAGAGAGATTAA includes:
- a CDS encoding superoxide dismutase, with amino-acid sequence MSEQYILSMQKWCEEILESYHHSYDELSRNHHKNTLENWKSELETFQAQLHKDEFLDNKDVYERADQLFTQFEAYFEAEGNEQESILRAHNEAGTVPIGGHTLPPLPYSYDALEPYIDREIMRLHHDKHHQSYVDGLNKAEKEMQKARQTNNFELIKHWEREAAFHGAGHYLHTIFWNVMSPNGGGMPSGMLMREINQTFGSFEKFKTHFSEAAKNVEAVGWTILVWAPRSRRLEILQAEKHQNLSQWDVIPLLTLDVWEHAYYLQYKNERKKYVENWWNVVNWREVERRFHEAQQLKWKPF